The following DNA comes from Capricornis sumatraensis isolate serow.1 chromosome 13, serow.2, whole genome shotgun sequence.
AGTCCCCAGTAACCTTTGGGAGATCAGTTTTGGGAGAATTGGGACAGGCATACCCAGACGGCAAAAGAGAGAACAGGCAGTGGAAGGTGAGAACTGGAGGCAGAACAAATGGGTGGATAACTGGAGACTCAGGTGGGAGAACgaggagagagatggagaaggagcCTGAGGAGGTACTACGGCCAGAGGACTCTGTCCTAGTGCGAAAAAAGGCTCGAGCAAATTGATGGCTGAGAGTAAAGAAGAGTGGGCAGAGGAAGCGGTGATGGGAAGGAGAttgaaagggagagggagagaatgagaaagagaggGGCAAGATTATAGAAAAGTTGAGAGGGGATGGAATTAAGGACTAAAACATGGAGGTGGAGATGGTCGAGAAACCAATGTCTTCTCAACAAAGAAGAGACACGATCTGCGGGAAGTGAAGAAGTGGGAGAGGTCGTGGATGAGAGGTGAGGAGCCCAGCTCTACAACAGTCGCTTACTGAGGAATGTGCAAGAATTTACACACTTTCAGTCTCTTCTGTCAGCACCCTTGACTTAACAGTGAGCTCCTCCAAGGGACTGGAGCCATTGGTCCCGGTCAGCCACACACTGTGTGGCCTTGGGTCCTGCCTGCAGCCTCCTGGACCCAGGCAGCAGTCTGGCACAGAAGCCACAGGGATTCCAGGAGACACAATTTCATACTCACTTCCTGGTGCGTGGTTTCTGCTATAAACATAGATTttcaatgtttaatttttttctcccacaTACACAACTGGTAATTTAATGAGTAACTTTCTCCAACAAAGTTCTTCAGGTAATGTATTCCCTCATCTGATCAATACATCCCTTAATGGGTAGAGTAGCTTAATGTTGCTTTAAAAGTTCTCCAGTTTGGCAGGTACTCCCACTTTAATCCTGCTAGAATGGGAGGGTGTATCCAAAGTTTTGCTGTGATGCTTCTGAGAACTAGAGGAGGCCCAATGTGTCAACAACAAAGTGACTAGTTTTGATAATTGTTTCATAATATTATTTGCTTATGTTTCACATTCATAGTCAAAGGCCTAAGAAAGTATTAGTACATTCATTCTAGGTTCTTTTTAGAGAATGAAGATGCTCATTTAATCGTGAACTAAGAGCCGTAAGAGCCAGCTATACTGTTTGTGCCAGAAAGTTGCAGGCCATGTAGTCATAAGGAATGATTTCAGGTCAGATCTGCAATCAGTAGATAACAgtgcaccattaaaaaaaaaatcctttatgtTATCATGCAACACCCAATGGAAGTTTTAAGCATTTGGATCCATAACCTCAGAATTAGTGCCACACACCAGGGCAGGTCATCATGTATTTGATACATAAGTAATAAAGAATTCTGCACATgaagatttattttaggattcttTAATTGCTGGGTTAACTGAAAtggctaaagaaataaaaagtatttactaTTTCACCTTATTACTGCTAtgaaatttctgtttttgtttgatagtgtttatttgaaattatgtACCACAAATAAGACCAGAGGTAGAAAACAGCacacaaaataacaaaacagaaaaagaaaaaaagacaaaacaagacCACACATACTTACAAACTCTCCTGAACCAACTATGTTCAAGAATTAATAAGCTGCATCCCCTACCCCCGTGCGCTCACGAGGCTGCTAAAAGTCAAGCCCTCTGAGTTTTTACAATCTAAGTATGTTCTCGGCACCGAATAAGCTTTTTAAAAGCCAgcttaaagtcttcattgaaacTTGTGTAGAGCAGAGGGTTGATCAGAGAATTCACATAACCAAGCCAGGTCAAAAAATCAGCCACTTCGGAGGACACAGCATAGGTGCTCAGACCTACTATCAATTCTTTGATGAAGAATGGCAGCCACGACAAGATGAACGCACCCAAAATCAGACCCAGGATTCGTGCTGCCTTGCGCTCCCTGGTGCTGGAGATTTGTTGGCGTTCTCCTGGGTGATCTAGGTCATTGTCAAAGGGAGGAATCCTAATGGAGGTGTGGATCTTCTCAAACTCTGTGGTAGGGTCTGAGGTGGAGAAGTCAGACACACAGAACGTCTGTGTCAGTTTACAACTGCCGAACGAATTTTGGCTGTCTGTGCTTCTGTTGCTTAAATGCCGGCTTGAACCTCTTTTCTGGTAAAGGCTCTTGGCTGCATGGTAAATCCGGTAATACAGAATCAGTATCAGAGTCAAGGGAATGTAGAATGCCCCAAGCGTGGAGTAGATGGTGTAGATGACGTGGTCGTGCTGGATGGTGCACTGACTAGGGGGTGGGCTGAGTTGGCGGTGGCTCCTCCAGAACAGAGGGGGCATGGAGATGAAGATGGAGATGGTCCAGACCGTGAGGATCATCAGCCCGGCCCTCTTGGCGGTCCTCTTCCTGGCGTACTCGATAGCGTTGGTGATGGCCCAGTACCTGTCCAGGGCGATCACACAGAGATGAAGGATGGAGCAGGTGCAGCAGGTCATATCCACACTCAGCCACACCTCGCAGATGAAGTACCCCAGCTTCCAGCTCTCCATGACGATGTACATGATGCTCAAGGGCATGACAAGCACGGCCACCAGGAGATCCGTCACGGCTAGAGAGCAGATCAGGTAGTTGGCAGGCTGGTGGAGCTTCTTGGTGGTGCAGATGGCCACGATCACGGCGGAGTTTAGCAGCATAGTCAGGGTGGTGATCATCGCCAGAGTCATGGAAACGAGCATCTTCTCCGTGATGGTCTTGGGTCTCACAGCCACACTGGCTTCCGGGGTACAGTTAGTGATGTTCATTTTCCCCTGTTCTAATCTATGCTGTGGAGAAGCTGGTGGTTATTTGTTTCAGCTGAAATCTATGCAGACTTGAACAActttcattggtaaagactctgtaaTTTCCTCAGCTGTGTCGTCTCTTGGGTTCCATTTTGTGTGGGtaaatggaaaaaccacagaactGTATGCTACAGTCTGAATGAAAAAGCCATGTTCTTTCACCTGGAAGACAAATGACAGTATTTCAGTATTCATAAAATCTTTACAtgtttttgatatatattttttcttctctgaatgtcaactccatctttttaaaaaagggaagtatagttgatatataatattatatgttacaaatGTACAATATGGTGAttccacaatttttaaaggctatacTCTATGTACAGTTATGAAAAAGTATTGGCTgtagtccctgtgctatacaatatatccatgcagcattttaaaacttttatttatttatttatttatttattttgggctgtgctgggtcttcactgctgcacagacTTTTCCCCTAGTTTTGTGAccaggggctactttctagttgcagtgcgtgggctttgcattgctgtggcttcttgagttgcggagcacgggctctaggtgtgtgggcatTTGTAGCtgaggctcccgggctctagagcacaggctcagtagttgtggcacacaggcttagttgctctgtggcctgtgggatcttcctggaccagggctcgaaccagtgtctcctgcactggtaggtggattctttactgctgaaccgcCGGGAAGCCCCctgtagctttttttaaaaaaggattaaaaaaaatatggaccatttttaaactattgaatttgttacaacattgcttctgttgtatgttttggttttttggccacaaatcatgtgggatcttacctccttgaccagagatcgaaccctcacCCTTGCCtacactggaaggcgaagtcttaacctctggactgccagggaagtccctatccttgtagcttatcttATATACAATAGTTTGTTTGGTATCTCTTAATCCTctacccctatattgcccctcctttcttctttctccccactggtaaccactagttctctatatctgtgcatctgtttcttttttgttatgttcACCAATAAACTTCATCCCTACATTATTATTCAAATGCTACTTTCTTAAGTTCCCAAAACCCTTCCTGAGGGTGACATTACCAAATTTTAAGTCTATCTTGCCACCCAGATGACTTTCTCATTTATCTTTATACATCTTTTCACACTTGGAACCATATATTCACATAATATCATGCTTTAAAAATTCTGGGACTAttacctttaaagaaaaaatatagtgtTTATAATAAGCATCTTTCAAACCAAATTTTAAGGTTTCACAGCAAATATTCAACTCCAGAGATATTTTAGTATCACAATGGGATTGTGCAATTTTGTCTAATTATTTCTGACATCTTACATATCCCACTGTgcgtttctttggagaaaagagagaaaaaacatataaCATTCCTTTGATGTTTATGGCTAATTATTCTCAAAGTAATACAGTAAATCTGCTGTGAAACAGCATTATCACCAAGCCCAGAGATGTCTATATTTAAAAAGATGTGTTTACTTTTGGTTAACATTTGTGTTCTCTATCTATCTCTTTGCCTCTCTATCTGTCATCTGTCTACTAGATAGCTGTCATTAAGCTGGGCAGTCAATAAGATAGTGACATTTATTGAATACATAGCtgtaaagttaaatataaatttatactcATGACAACAAGTCAATCAAAATCTGCATAGGAATATTCACAACTGATGACTACTGTTTAGAACAAAAATCAAATCCTCTGATATGACTCtatgaccttcagttcagttcagttcagttcagtcgctcagtcgtgtccgactctttgtgaccccatgaattgcagcacgccaggcctccctgtccatcaccaactcctggagttcactcagactcatgtccatcgagtcagtgatgccatccagccatctcatcctctgtcatcccctcttcctatTAGGTCCAAGAAAAACTGGTGTTTCAGCAGTTTTAAGAAGGTTGAAGACTGATGTGGATTAGACCCAACAGACATAGTGATTTTAGCAGAGGACGAGGGCAAGAGCTGGTAAAGAGTGATGGTGAGGGTCTTTGGATGAAGTGGGAGTTGAAAGGCAGAGAACAGGAATTTAAATCTCCAGTTTGGATAAGATTTAGCTCTAAATTTACCTTCTCCTGCTTATAGCACAAAAACCAAGAAGAGAGGAAATGAGCatcatttatattttagatacagaaaataaaaggaaatgatgaTAATTTCACTAACAATCAAATGGGGCAATTATTCTTAAGATAGTCTgtatcttccttctttctctctattTCTGTAACGTTTCATAGTGTTACTGTGGATgtacctattttttcttttggctgagctacatggcatgtgggatcttagtttccctgaccagagatcaaacccacgtcccctgcagtgggagtgtggagtcttaaccactggaccaccagggaagcccatggacgtGCTCACTTTTGAATGTCTTGTATCTCTCTAGTTCTTCCAGGGCACTTGTGCCATCAACAGCTCCCTCTTTTTTGTAAATCAAATGTTTTCTTACCCATGGGTACCTTGTCCTCTTTTTATAAtgtttaaatatgaatttatatgTGGGACCAGGCTATAATACTGAAAGAGTATGGGCTCTGGAAttagacagacctgggttcaaatcccagatgAGCCATCTACTAGCTGCTTAGGGAAACTTCTCTACATTTCTCCTAGCGTCCCATGTGTTAATCTCTACATTTTGACCCCTTCctcttaaataaaatgaaatagaattgtttttttcttcaaatatttatccTTAGATATATGTTTCTTGGGTTCCTGAGGTCTGTGAGATAGACCAAGAAAAAGGCTTTTCATTCCGATTATAAGATTGGGAGCATGAACAAGCAATAGAAAACTTAAGAAATTTCAATCTGATTACAGAGGCAATTAGGAAATGCATTAATTTTGCAAGTGTGCAATAAAAAAGTCAAAACTAATTCAGCTTAATCAAACGTTTAAAAGCTGCTCTATTTATCTGAGTTTCCATAAGTCCCAACTGTCATTTCTCTGGCAACACTATTTGTTCcttattttgtaatttatttttcaaccCCCTCTCCCCCCAGCAAACTATACATTTCTGGAGGGTAAGATGTATACCTGATTTgtctttttaacttaaaattaaatttaatttctagTTAAGTGAGTAAGAACATTGTAGTTTTCAGGGACTGCATTGTTCtctctttttgtaaaaaaaaaaatctatttattttttaactgaaagataattgctttacagaattttgttgttttctgacaaacctcaacatgaaccagccatcggtatatatatatatatcccttcccttttgaacctccttcccatcttcctccccatcccaccctctagattgatacagagccctgtttgagtttcctgacccatacagcaaattcccgttggctgtctattttacatatggtaattaagtttccatgttattctttccatacatctcactctctcctcccctctccccatgaaCATGTCTATTctcctatgtctgtttctccattgctgccctgtaaataaattcttcagtaccatttctctagattctgtatatacatgttagaatccgatatttatctttctctttttgacttacttcactctgtataataggctctgtggtacatatacacaatggaatattactcagccataaaaagaaacacatttgagtcagttctaatgaggtggatgaacatacTCAGCTCTTTAATGTGACTTCCTGGCTTATTTGTGCCCAAACAGTTCAGAGTAGAAGTCAAATTCTCCACC
Coding sequences within:
- the HTR1E gene encoding 5-hydroxytryptamine receptor 1E produces the protein MNITNCTPEASVAVRPKTITEKMLVSMTLAMITTLTMLLNSAVIVAICTTKKLHQPANYLICSLAVTDLLVAVLVMPLSIMYIVMESWKLGYFICEVWLSVDMTCCTCSILHLCVIALDRYWAITNAIEYARKRTAKRAGLMILTVWTISIFISMPPLFWRSHRQLSPPPSQCTIQHDHVIYTIYSTLGAFYIPLTLILILYYRIYHAAKSLYQKRGSSRHLSNRSTDSQNSFGSCKLTQTFCVSDFSTSDPTTEFEKIHTSIRIPPFDNDLDHPGERQQISSTRERKAARILGLILGAFILSWLPFFIKELIVGLSTYAVSSEVADFLTWLGYVNSLINPLLYTSFNEDFKLAFKKLIRCREHT